Genomic segment of Panthera leo isolate Ple1 chromosome B2, P.leo_Ple1_pat1.1, whole genome shotgun sequence:
TCACCACCTGCGGCGCCGCCCTGGCAGGTGAGCCCgacccccgcccgcccccggcccACCCTACCCCACCGGACCGAGGCTACGAGGATCGCTTAGTGCCAGGCCCGCACTTCCAGTGGGGAGaccgaggcagagagagactttGAATGTGGTTGCTCGGCTCGCGCACGGGACTTCTGGGACCCCGCCGAGCCTTTCGGCGCTCCGACTTCCTGCTTCAGAGCgtacccctccccccagtcccgGCTTCCGACCCCCGCCCCTGCCTAACTAGCTATCGCCCTCTCCGCTTTCCCAGCTCACCgcctcccctctccaccctcccctctcctccgccccgcaccccttccttcctccgGGAAGGGTCGAGAGCCGCCGGAGCCGGAGCAGACTGGGTTTGCAGGAGGCGGGGGCGGTGAACTTCCCTGGGTCACGCGGGGCTggagtggtggggggcgggggacgaTGGAAACCAAGCTTGAGCCGCCTGAGCTAGTTTAGGGTCTCTGGCCCCGCGCGAGGCGCTCCCGGCgcgaggaggggtgggggcgggggtgggtggatTAAGACCCACGTGAGGGCCGAGCTTGAAGGACTGAGCCGGGTGGGAGCCGGCGGGAACCGGGAACCTTCACACGGAGGTCGAGAGGGAGGCGTTCGCTCGGCGACCAGCCCGCCTGGGGTTAGAAGACACTGGCTGGGGATCCGTCTTCCTTCCGCGGCCCAACAGAGCGGGGGCAGCGTACGACGCTCCTGGGTGACCTCGGTGCCTACCCCGAGGGTATCTGCTCCCTCCCGGTCCTTTGTCGTGCACAGAACTAGAcagggtgcccccccccccccgccccggataTGCAGGAAGGCGCCTCCGCTCATGCTTGGAACTGGGCATTGGCTGAGCCTGGCCTCTCCGATTTGTGCCCGTGGGCAGACCTGGGACGCGAACCCTGTCCACTCTCCAAGGCTAAGCGTTGCCCCAGTGAATACCCACCCGCGCCAACCCggtgtcttctctttttccttcctgccctggCTCCGTGGTTCTCTGGGGCGCTCCAGGAGCCGGCGACCTGACGGGCGACCCCATCGGGTACGTAACGGGCGTGCTGGCAGTCCTGGTGCACGCAGCCTATCTGGTGCTCATCCAGAAGGCCAGCGCCGACACGGAGCACGGGCCGCTCACCGCGCAGTACGTCATCGCTGTGTCCGCCACCCCACTGCTGGTTGTCTGCTCCTTCGCCAGCACCGATTCCATCCGCGCCTGGACCTTCCCCGGCTGGAAGGACCCGACCATGGTCTGCATCTTCGTGGCCTGCATCTTGATCGGCTGCGCCATGAACTTCACCACGCTGCATTGCACCTACATCAACTCGGCGGTGACCACTAGCTTCGTGGGCGTGGTGAAGAGCATCGCCACCATCACAGTGGGCATGGTGGCCTTCAGCGACGTGGAGCCCACCTCTCTGTTCATTGCCGGCGTGGTGGTGAACACCCTGGGCTCCATCATTTACTGTGTGGCCAAATTCTTGGAGACCAGAAAGCAAAGCAACTACGAGGACCTAGAGACGCGGCCCGGGGGAGAGGAGGCACAGCCAAGTGGAGATCAGCTGCCATTCGTCATGGAGGAGCTGCCCGCggaggatggaaatggagggtcaGAAGGGGGCAAGGCGGCAGGTGGCTGCACTCAGAAGAGTGGGCCAGAGGCAAGGGGTGGCCCCACAGGAGTCCCGCTGGTGGCTCGGAGTTCGCAGATCACACGCGGCCCGGAGGAAGTGAGCAAGAGGTCACTGAAGGATGCTTACCTCGAAGTGTGGCGGTTAGTCAGGGGAACCAAGTATATGAAGAAGGATTACTTGATAGAAAATGAGGAGTTACCCAGTCCTTGAAAAGGCAacgcatgtatgtatatatgtacatacgcTTATTTTGTATGTTCGAGATACCGTATTTTAATGAGGGGCCGCACAGTTTTATTCTttgaggagtggggaagggaagcaaagaaagaagctGAAACGCACTGGCAGCAACAGAATTAGCAGCTGCGTGAATTATTTAGCCTGAGTTTACCTGAGGCATCACAGAGACAAAGGAATGTGGAGGTGCTGAACAAAGTGAGGCGGCGGTCTCAGCTGCAGACGGGATATGTTCAGTGCAGGCTGCACGtgaattttctgtctttataacCATAACCGAACGGCGGCATGCACTAGGAGTTCCTCAACCCACCCCCTCCAGAGATGGAGTGTAGACAGATGACAGCACTTAATAAGCTCAAAGAGGACGTACGGGGATACATCTTCAGTGATAGAACTGCACTGTTCATGGCCAGCTGAGCAAGAGTATATTACTGAAATTattatacacatgcatatatacgtaCGTATACAcgtatacgtacatatatacacacgtatatattgAGTTGACGTTTACTGTTTATAGTCATCTGAAATATCAGGTTTactctcatttttcttcactCAAAAAAACAATTAAGTGCTCTGTTACTCTATTATATATTGGTAGAAAATGTTAAAGCTGTTTTGAATATATGAGTTCATAGCTTCAAACCCGAAGGTCGAAGTTGGCTtttagtaattataaaaatattttaaaggttgtTTGGGTTCATGGCTTCATAATATCTATTATTGAATGCCATAACCTTTTGAGAAGCCAGTCTTACCGCGTCCTGTATTCTTTCAAGCAAATGCAAAGGCTGAGAAATAATTCCGTGTTAACTGAAACCCAAGCAGACGTGAGACCATCCGGTTAAGCCGGCTCTCCCGAGTCACCCTGCACATCCCAGACCCTGTGACAAAAACAGCAACTGCTATATTCACTTTATGatatttttctatcttaaatttgtcaaaataaagTATGAGTCTCTCTGCTAAAAGATACATTGTTATACATTTGTTTTAGACACATTTGGGCTCTATTGTTGTGGTGTAGTTTGTGCCTGTCTTCAATGTGTGGTGTCTGATATCCTGTGTAGGGGCCACCCCATGGAGAAGTTCCTAAATTAGCTTGGCAGTCCACTGTAAAAgtaccaacaacaacaaccaccacgaAAACATTCTCATTTTCCAGTCAAGGGAACtgttacaaagtaaaataaaatactgcctCCACCGGAGGTAGGAAAAGTCCTCCACGGCCAACATCAGTTAATATGGAGCCTGGGTTGTAATGGTAAAGAGAGCACCCAGAGGGAACTCTTTCTTTCAGCTCTCTCCAGAGAGGTAATTTGAGAGAAGGCACTTTCATTATTTGCCAGCATGTTCCTGAGGCTCTCAGATGGCAGTATCCTCTATGTTTCGTTATTTTCCAAAACATCCCAACAAAACGCAAAGCAGACTCAAAAACGGAAGTCTCAGTTTCATCAGCTTGGATCCACGCGCTGGGTAAGCAAGTGTTAATTATGGCGGTTTGTGATTGGTGCTGGTTTATTGGTTGTCACAGGCAAGTCATCATTTCCATAGGTACCTCTACAAGCCATTTAAGATGTAAGAGCCCTCATATGTCTGCTGTTAAAGACGGTTGGCTAGGGTTAGAATGACTTCTGTAAGACTAAGCATGAATTTTAATGTCAACATGCCACAAGACCATTTCCTGTTGCGTTTCTGTGAAGTAGAGAATTAATGAAAAGCCCCAAAGTTGaatgaaatatgtgtatatacacacacacacacacacacacacacacacacatatatatatatatatatatatatatatatatatatatatatacatttaatactattaaaatgcTATTCTCAGAGAAAAAGATAGCATGATTggttttcactgaaaaaaaattcccttttggTCAAAACTGTTGATTTGCATTTATTGCAGAAAGATGAACTCTTTCCTGTCAACAAACTTGAAGAAATACTCTATCAGTTAAGAGTTCTCCGGAGAAACAGGACCAagaatagatacatacatatacaaacgcatacgcatatacatatatacatatatttatatattcatatacaaatGTATCTGTAGATAAACAGAACCATGAAGATTATATCTGTATCTctcatatctatctatcatctatctatcatctgtctcagagagggagaacagggaATTGGCAATTGTGGGGATTGGCAAATCTAAAATCTGTGGGGCAGGTTGGCAGGCGGGAAACTCGGGCAGGGTGTTTATGTTgtagtcttgaggcagaattgtTTCTTCTGCAAACCTGACTCTTTGCTCTTGAGGCCTTCCGCTGATTAGATGAGGCTAACTCACATTATGGAggctttatcttctttattcaaaATCTACAGACTGTAAatattaatcacatctaaaaGATGTCTTCCTAGCAACAACTAGATTATTGTCTGAGCAAACAACTGGCCCCACAGCCTGGCCAGGTGGTTATATAAGAGTAACCGTCACAGGCACTTATACTgggaggggacagtggggagCGTGCAAGGATAGGAAAAGCCCAGGAAGATCAAAGGTGGACGTTCTGTCACATCCATTAGTTTGGGCGAAGCTTGGGAGTCTCTATGTGATCAAAAAAGTAAGCCATAGCACAGGGCAGAATGTGAGTCAGTGCTTGGAGATCAGCCACAGGAGGGCATGAGCAGGTGACAGGCCTTGCCTGGCTTCTGAATCCTTCTTCTATTGACAGTAACACTCGCACCCACCTACAGACTCAGGTCCACTCTGACCTTCGGGCTCTGGCAAGGCCTTGAGTCAGGCAGGAACAAAGCTTCTGAGTAGCACTCCAGGATATTACCGTGGGACGGACCCAACTGGAAATCCCCACTGTTGCTCGACTAACCCAGTCTTTGTGCCCCATTTTGGACAACTTGGAGTCTCCTCTTCTCTGAAATTATGCCCCTAGTTTGCATGTATTTGGGTGTCTGGTCTCTGCTTTTGGACAATTCGGAGTCTCCTCTTCTCTGAGATTATGCCCCTAGTTTGCATGTATTTGGGTGTCTGGTCTCTGCCTTGACAATCTGTTCCTCTCTCAGTTCTTCAGGATGGAGACCCTGCCTCACACTCACCTGCCATTTATCAACTGGAATCTGTCTGTGGACTATATAGCACGATGTCAGACAGGCGTTCTCAATGCTCACCCCACTGCTGGCCTCGCCCCCTACTTGCTGTCTAGCCGTCTATTATTGAGGCACAGATCGTCCAAAACACTGGGGGAATGATTGCCCAGAATGTGCAGGTGagagggtgtgtatgtgtgtgctacTGTGGGTGGCTGAGCAGAGCTGAAATAGTGGCCTAAACTTCTGGAAGACTAGCCATCCCACAAAAGTGGTCATGTGTTGTCAGAGTGCCTAATAGTCTGTGTGATTAATTGCAACACTTCAGGGAGCTGAAGGTAGGTGAAACTTACGAGTCCTCGACTGACAGAAGACTCTTTTTGCACTGTAGTTTGGGAAGCTTCTATTGACCTATCTTTAACCTCACTGGTTCTTTTTGGGGGCATGTCCAGTCTGCTGATGGACCcaccaaaggcattcttcatttctgtcgcagtgtttcagtttttgaaactactagcatttccttttgattctaaGAATTTCCATCTCCCtgcttaaagtttttttttttttttttaacatttatttatttttaagagagagagagagagagctggagaggggcagagagacagagagacagagaatctgaggcaggctctagactctgagctgtcagcacagagcccgacatggggctcaaactcatgaaccacaagagtatgacctgagcccaagtctgatgtTTAACACACTGAAccacccgggggcccctccaTCTCTCTGGTTAAACTGCCCATCTGCTCTTGCATattgtctactttttccattagatccattagcatattaatcatagttattttaaattccccgTCTGATCATTCCAAAGCCTGTGTCATATCTGAGTGTGATTCTGATGCTCGCTTTGTCTATTTAGGCATATTTTATCTTTGCTATTTAACATgccttatgaattttttttttgaaagccagATGATGTGTGGGATAACAGAACCTGAGGGAGATTTCATGTTAATAGGGCTACAAGGTGGGCTCTGTTTAGAAGTTTGCCGCCCGCGTGGATGCTTCTAGTGTTCTTGCTTTTATCTCCCTGTTTTCTTTGGGCTTCCTCCTTAGATAGAGTTTGATGCGCCTCAGATCTTTCAGCTGTAAACTACTCTTATCCTGGAGCATTGTTGGTGTACGGTAAATGATACAGGAAAGGTGTTCTTATTATTGTCTTTTAGTGGCCTGTGTCCCTGGATCGTGACCAGTGTTTCTTAgtcgtttctttttttctcctcttagatGAGAAAGGTGGGCCAGAGGGGCCTGCGGTGGGAGAAAGCAGAAAACCTTTCCCTGGGGTGGGATAAAGCTCTGGTAAGTCTTTGCATCCAGAGAGTAGGCCTTTTATGAGAACCTTCTGGGCATATTTCACAaggatttctctttccctccctctgccggAGGGCCAAGGTTCCTGGAAGTCAAACCCATGAAAATGTGGGTATCCCGCTaacacttggcccccaggagttTCTCACTCTCAAGATAGTTCATATTCAGCCTgcagaaatttataaaatttactatttaagTGTTCCTACCAAATTTACAGCTCCAGTGGCTTCTGCTCCAGGTCAAGACTCCACTGTAATGTTCTGGATTCATCTGTGTGTCCAGATTCCGGGGCTGGCAGCATTGCCTGCAACCTCAGTTCTCCAATGGGGCCTAGGAAagccatttattttcagtttgttcgTCTTTTTCTCATCGTAGCAATGGTAGTTACAACCTCCCAACTCTTTACATGTTGGAGCTGGACCCAGAAGTCCTGCCTGATGACTTTTGGCGAGTCTGCTCAATTTCTGTAGAGACACAGGTTGTGAAGGGGAAGCTGGACATTCCTAAGGAAGGctcctaaagaaatgaaaacgtcCACGGCTGCTGGCCCTTCTTATAACTCCAGGCCTCCTGCGCCTCGTGTTGAGTGTTGACCGCTCCTGCGCTTAAGCTGTGGTGGTTTCTGCATGTGAGTGTGGGAAGCTTTTGAGTCCAAGTGCATTGTGAGCAAGAGTCAATGCACATTCAGATTGGTGCATCGTGGTAGTTGTCATTAGTATcactccccctttctctgtcttgggGTCCTTCGCTTCTGCACGACAGAAATTTCTCCTact
This window contains:
- the SLC35D3 gene encoding solute carrier family 35 member D3 translates to MRQLCRGRVLGISVAIAHGVFSGSLNILLKFLISRYQFSFLTLVQCLTSSTAALSLELLRRLGLIAVPPFGWSLARSFAGVAVLSTLQSSLTLWSLRGLSLPMYVVFKRCLPLVTMLIGVLVLKNGAPSPGVLAAVLITTCGAALAGAGDLTGDPIGYVTGVLAVLVHAAYLVLIQKASADTEHGPLTAQYVIAVSATPLLVVCSFASTDSIRAWTFPGWKDPTMVCIFVACILIGCAMNFTTLHCTYINSAVTTSFVGVVKSIATITVGMVAFSDVEPTSLFIAGVVVNTLGSIIYCVAKFLETRKQSNYEDLETRPGGEEAQPSGDQLPFVMEELPAEDGNGGSEGGKAAGGCTQKSGPEARGGPTGVPLVARSSQITRGPEEVSKRSLKDAYLEVWRLVRGTKYMKKDYLIENEELPSP